The Chitiniphilus purpureus sequence GGCTTCGATGTCGATGGCCGGGTAATGGCCGGATTCGGCCAGTTGCCGCGACAGCACGAAATGCCCGTCCAGGATGGCGCGGGCATTGTCCGCGATCGGATCCTGCTGATCGTCGCCCTCGGACAGCACAGTGTAGAACGCCGTGATCGAGCCGCCGCCGACCCGGCCGTTGCCGGCGCGCTCAACCAGCTGCGGCAGGCGCGCGAACACCGACGGCGGATAGCCCTTGGTGGCCGGCGGCTCACCCACGGCCAGCGCGATTTCACGCTGTGCCATCGCGTAGCGGGTCAGCGAATCCATGATCAGGAGGACGTGCTTGCCCTCATTGCGGAAGAATTCGGCGATGGTGGTGGCGTAGGCCGCGCCATAGAGGCGCTGCAGCGGCGTGGTGTCGGCCGGCGCGGCCACCACCACGGAGCGGGCACGCCCTTCTTCGCCAAGGATGTTCTCGATGAAATCCTTGACCTCGCGGCCGCGCTCACCGATCAGGCCCACCACCACCACGTCGGCAGTGGTATAGCGTGCCATCATCCCCAGCAGCACCGATTTGCCGACCCCCGAGCCGGCAAACAACCCCAGGCGCTGGCCGCGCCCCACGGTCAGCATGGCGTTGATGGCCCGCACGCCCACATCCATCACATGGTGCACGGGCTCCCTGTCCATGGGATTGAACGGCCGCGCGTACAACGGCATGAACCCTTCCTGCGCCACAC is a genomic window containing:
- the fliI gene encoding flagellar protein export ATPase FliI; its protein translation is MSDALERHHSFLDECIDAVRWVRPWLPCGRLTRVSGLVLEAVGLRLAIGASCDVMTPSGQPVEAVVVGFQEDKLFLMPIAELYGVEPGAEVMPHEDVAAWVPEYGRVRPPQRRLEDHGRQVPVGWGLLGRILDGLGRPLDNKGRVAQEGFMPLYARPFNPMDREPVHHVMDVGVRAINAMLTVGRGQRLGLFAGSGVGKSVLLGMMARYTTADVVVVGLIGERGREVKDFIENILGEEGRARSVVVAAPADTTPLQRLYGAAYATTIAEFFRNEGKHVLLIMDSLTRYAMAQREIALAVGEPPATKGYPPSVFARLPQLVERAGNGRVGGGSITAFYTVLSEGDDQQDPIADNARAILDGHFVLSRQLAESGHYPAIDIEASISRVMHDIIASDELELVRKFKYLWSRYQRSRDLIAVGAYAPGSDPVLDEAIRRHPLFERFLQQGVHERESYEGARMKLAQLFAG